A region from the Falco rusticolus isolate bFalRus1 chromosome 4, bFalRus1.pri, whole genome shotgun sequence genome encodes:
- the TIMM13 gene encoding mitochondrial import inner membrane translocase subunit Tim13 has product MESGFGSDFGSDFGSGGGGGGKLDPGLIMEQVKVQIAVANAQELLQRMTDKCFRKCIGKPGGALDNSEQKCIAMCMDRYMDAWNTVSRAYNSRLQRERANM; this is encoded by the exons ATGGAGAGCGGGTTCGGCTCCGACTTCGGCTCCGACTTCGGCtccgggggcggcggcggggggaagCTGGACCCGGGGCTCATCATGGAGCAGGTGAAGGTGCAGATCGCCGTGGCCAACGcgcaggagctgctgcag CGCATGACGGACAAGTGCTTTCGGAAGTGCATCGGGAAGCCGGGCGGCGCGCTGGACAACTCGGAGCAG AAGTGCATCGCCATGTGCATGGACCGCTACATGGACGCCTGGAACACGGTTTCCCGAGCCTACAACTCCCGGCTGCAGCGGGAGAGAGCCAACATGTGA
- the TMPRSS9 gene encoding LOW QUALITY PROTEIN: transmembrane protease serine 9 (The sequence of the model RefSeq protein was modified relative to this genomic sequence to represent the inferred CDS: inserted 3 bases in 3 codons), with translation MDQRKPVPGTQRRGPRASCQPWWMVTIAAGVVGSVTALCLGILLAWHPAVETSFEHTVELRGIAFNSSLQAENSDYYRVLTPALERLFLSSFQDSQLDWSCTGCTILGYRNGNSSVIVHFRLHFIPQDSHPLSSTMEEEALRHGLVAALPKQGLSLAAYGTISSASLTGPGEVSPHRAGLRSDCGSRPAMQTASRIVGGSEASRGEFPWQVSLRENNEHFCGAAILTEKWLVSAAHCFAEFQDPAMWAAYTGTTSLRGSDSSAVKMGIARIIPHPSYNTDTADYDVAVLELKTPVTFTKYIQPVCLPDARHHFPTSKKCLISGWGYLKEDFLVKPEFLQKATVELLDQTLCSSLYSHVLTDRMMCAGYLEGKVDSCQGDSGGPXVCQEPSGKFFXAGIVSWGIGCAEARRPGXYTRVTKLRDWILDAISAFPAAAPHCPSVPPVLTVMRPAPKSSRPPPPPVQSPPLQQPQSLTSVPAQTYWLERAKVSPRLSSARGAHMSCFGFCSECGGRPGFSKPSKIVGGTDASRGEIPWQVSLKEDSRHFCGATIIGDRWLLSAAHCFNETNPEEIEAYMGTTSLNGTDGNAVKVNVTRVIEHPFFDPVFLDFDVAVLELARPLVFNKYIQPICLPLAAQKFPVGKKCLISGWGDLQEGNATKPEILQKASVGIIDQETCNFLYNFSLTDRMICAGFLEGRTDSCQGDSDGPLACEVTPGVFYLAGIVSWGIGCAQAMKPGVYSRITKLKDWILDTISQLPSPGTGTPSSSAIAQTPTAAVPIQQPSPAAPSPIDRTTLGSKTTTTMKETSIALQTTEPAKPTQTPVVPCTSLTFKCSSEVCIGKENPECDGIVDCSNGFDERNCDCGFTAALAFSKIVGGSTAARGEWPWQVSLWLRRKEHKCGAVLIADRWLLSAAHCFDIYSDPKMWVAFLGTPFLSGIDGKMEKILRIYKHPFYNVYSLDYDVALLELNTPVQFSSTIKPICLPDSSHVFHEGARCFITGWGSTKEGGVMSKHLQKAAVNMIGDQACKKFYPVQISSRMLCAGFPHGTVDSCSGDAGGPLACKEPSGKWFVAGITSWGYGCARPNFPGVYSKVTAVQGWIVQNLKR, from the exons atGGACCAGAGAAAGCCGGTGCCAGGCACCCAGAGAAGGGGACCGAGGGCCAGCTGCCAGCCGTGGTGGATGGTGACCATCGCCGCTGGCGTGGTGGGCAGCGTGACAGCCCTCTGCCTGGGGATCCTGCTGG cCTGGCACCCTGCAGTGGAGACCAGCTTTGAGCACACAGTGGAGCTGCGAGGGATCGCGTTCAACAGCAGCTTGCAGGCAGAGAACTCGGACTACTACAGGGTGCTGACGCCTGCTCTCGAGAGGCTG TTTCTGTCCAGTTTCCAGGACTCCCAGCTGGACTGGAGCTGCACCGGTTGCACCATCCTGGGCTACAG GAATGGAAACTCGAGCGTGATCGTCCATTTCCGCCTCCACTTCATCCCTCAGGATTCCCACCCGCTGAGCTCCACCATGGAGGAGGAGGCTCTCAGGCATGGGCTGGTGGCTGCCCTGCCCAAGCAAGGGCTTTCCCTGGCTGCCTATGGGACTATATCCTCAGCTTCCCTTACAG GTCCCGGTGAGGTTTCTCCCCACAGAGCTGGGCTGAGATCAG ACTGTGGCAGCCGCCCTGCCATGCAGACCGCCAGCAGGATAGTCGGAGGCTCGGAGGCATCCAGAGGGGAGTTCCCGTGGCAAGTCAGCCTGCGCGAGAACAACGAGCACTTCTGCGGTGCCGCCATCCTCACCGAGAAGTGGCTGGTGTCTGCCGCTCACTGCTTTGCTGA GTTCCAGGACCCAGCCATGTGGGCAGCTTACACGGGGACCACCTCCCTGCGAGGTTCAGACAGCAGCGCAGTGAAGATGGGCATCGCCCGCATCATCCCCCACCCCTCCTACAACACTGACACGGCCGACTACGACGTGGCCGTGCTGGAGCTGAAGACACCTGTGACCTTCACGAAGTACATCCAGCCCGTGTGCCTGCCGGACGCTCGGCATCACTTCCCCACCAGCAAGAAGTGCCTCATCTCTGGCTGGGGCTACCTCAAGGAGGACTTCT TGGTGAAACCTGAGTTCCTGCAGAAAGCAACGGTGGAGCTGCTGGACCAGACGCTGTGCTCCAGCCTCTACAGCCACGTCCTCACGGACAGGATGATGTGTGCTGGCTACCTGGAGGGGAAGGTTGACTCCTGCCAG GGTGACTCTGGTGGCC TGGTTTGCCAAGAACCATCTGGCAAGTTCT TGGCGGGAATCGTGAGTTGGGGAATTGGATGTGCTGAAGCCAGGCGGCCTG TTTACACACGCGTTACCAAACTCAGGGACTGGATCCTGGATGCTatttctgccttccctgccgCAGCCCCACACTGCCCTTCAGTCCCTCCAGTACTAACAGTAATGCGCCCGGCTCCGAAGAGCTCgagaccaccaccaccaccggTGCAATCCCCACcactccagcagcccca GTCCCTCACATCTGTCCCCGCTCAGACTTACTGGTTGGAGAGAGCAAAAGTCTCTCCTCGCTTGTCTTCTGCCAGGGGTGCTCACATGTCATGCTTTGGCTTTTGTTCAGAGTGTGGAGGACGACCTGGGTTCTCTAAACCCAGCAAGATCGTGGGAGGAACAGATGCTTCCAGAGGAGAGATCCCCTGGCAAGTCAGCCTGAAGGAAGACTCGAGGCATTTCTGTGGAGCCACCATCATTGGGGACCGCTGGCTGCTGTCGGCAGCTCACTGCTTCAACGA GACAAATCCGGAGGAGATCGAAGCCTACATGGGAACAACGTCACTAAATGGAACCGATGGGAATGCAGTGAAGGTCAATGTCACAAGGGTGATCGAGCATCCCTTCTTCGACCCTGTTTTTCTGGATTTCGATGTGGCGGTACTAGAGCTGGCAAGACCTCTTGTCTTCAACAAGTACATCCAGCCCATCTGTCTTCCACTTGCTGCGCAGAAGTTTCCCGTTGGCAAGAAATGCCTCATTTCTGGATGGGGTGACCTCCAGGAAGGGAATG CCACCAAGCCCGAGATCCTGCAGAAAGCCTCGGTGGGCATCATAGACCAGGAGACCTGCAACTTCCTCTATAACTTCTCCCTCACCGACCGAATGATCTGCGCTGGCTTCCTGGAGGGGAGGACAGACTCTTGCCAG ggGGATTCAGATGGACCCTTGGCCTGTGAGGTGACCCCAGGAGTGTTTTATCTGGCTGGCATTGTGAGCTGGGGAATTGGCTGTGCCCAGGCTATGAAGCCTGGTGTGTACTCCAGAATCACCAAACTCAAAGACTGGATCCTGGACACCATCTCGCAGCTGCCCAGTCCCGGCACAGGCACCCCTTCCAGTTCAGCCATCGCTCAAACTCCTACTGCAGCCGTCCCCatccagcagcccagcccagcagctccaagTCCAATCGACAGAACCACCCTGGGCTCGAAGACAACCACAACCATGAAAGAAACCTCCATAGCGCTGCAAACCACCGAGCCTGCCAAGCCCACCCAAACTCCAG TGGTGCCCTGTACCAGCCTCACCTTCAAGTGTTCCAGCGAGGTCTGTATCGGGAAGGAAAACCCGGAATGCGATGGCATCGTTGACTGCAGCAATGGCTTCGATGAGCGTAACTGCG ACTGCGGCTTCACAGCTGCCCTGGCCTTCAGCAAGATCGTGGGTGGCAGCACCGCAGCTCGAGGAGAATGGCCCTGGCAAGTCAGCCTCTGGCTTCGGCGGAAGGAGCACAAGTGTGGGGCTGTCCTCATCGCCGACCGgtggctgctctctgcagctcacTGCTTTGATAT TTACAGTGACCCCAAAATGTGGGTGGCCTTTCTAGGAACGCCTTTCCTGAGTGGCATCGATggcaaaatggagaaaatattgCGTATCTACAAGCACCCTTTTTACAACGTCTACAGCCTGGACTACGACGTGGCTCTGCTCGAGCTGAACACGCCTGTCCAGTTCAGCAGCACCATCAAACCTATATGTCTGCCGGACAGTTCACATGTCTTCCATGAAGGAGCCAGATGCTTCATCACAGGCTGGGGCTCCACAAAGGAAGGAG GCGTCATGTCAAAGCatctgcaaaaagcagcagtgaacaTGATCGGAGACCAGGCCTGCAAGAAGTTCTACCCCGTGCAGAtcagcagcaggatgctgtgcGCTGGCTTCCCGCACGGCACCGTCGACAGCTGCTCG ggTGATGCCGGTGGGCCCCTGGCGTGTAAAGAACCCTCAGGGAAGTGGTTTGTTGCAGGAATCACAAGCTGGGGCTATGGCTGTGCCAGGCCAAACTTCCCTGGTGTCTACAGCAAAGTCACAGCTGTCCAGGGCTGGATCGTGCAGAACCTCAAGCGCTGA